A genomic window from Centroberyx gerrardi isolate f3 chromosome 14, fCenGer3.hap1.cur.20231027, whole genome shotgun sequence includes:
- the LOC139931130 gene encoding cadherin-like protein 26 → MELIPISLLMMLCLGIHRSSSDILQRQKRNWIIDSFSIEEENKGPFPYRLGMIEVEKKFTLLKLNGQGVEKDPKNILQVNSETGEITVHGKVDYEQYNKLKLTFEAYDTNRNVIDTRLGVEVQILDVNDHPPVFERQTYEINLKESTSQGTFLLTVKATDGDNSATNNGTFDLRIVSVTPKPSDVEFSIKQNDETGTIEFKGCLDYEKADKYTILVEAKDRGEKIQLSSTCTVIINIEDGNNHLPVFTGQTGPGRVKEKEENVLVLRLQVSDKDTKGTAAWRAKYEIQGDTNKNFRITTDPETNEGLLYVDKYLDYETDSLKNLTVRVENEGPYYSCKLLGRPTAGLWNVDTISSESGTGLVPPLPTRHVTVSVDDVNDPPIFTYAVKDVTVEENTAVGHYLETFTAIDLDGAHANKFVYMKEEDPADWITVDSKTGKITTTKIVDRESPFVKDNIYKVTICAVDSGVPPMTGTGTLNIHLKDQNDNLPTLVVNTMAMCLSEAPSLANITAFDHDGDPYGGPFRFKLLGDVKDKWSVDPENGYSVNLVKETIVHAGHHELLLEVSDLQGQSVVHNLSVTVCNCIDPMKPNCRDRQAAASTAGGGAIGIVFAAMLLLLGILLLAFLLSCKRESKLMPDEGSGEYLMTCNTESLGTDCKVVLHNLNQGDSQNEQVIQTTSKSSTMKMKQSLTRSASMGAGRARSEYSMYQGNSVGGGQFRLGNSVGRTISKSSSMRGGQAYSEYSTYQSRRSGRYQQGNSMHTSTMTSGKYSRWGESGYLFSREVLLNTLGKMMYTLQAPGEELGDYAPNFYAEEGETGTDSELDAISIPEIPFDTDMVLDLGPKFNTLASVCGPDATA, encoded by the exons ATGGAGTTAATACCCATCAGTCTTCTCATGATGCTG TGTCTGGGAATCCACAGATCGTCTTCAGATATTTTGCAGCGACAGAAGAGAAACTGGATTATAGATTCCTTTTCTATTGAGGAAGAAAATAAAGGACCGTTCCCATATAGGCTGGGCATG ATTGAAGTTGAGAAGAAGTTCACACTCCTCAAACTGAATGGTCAAGGTGTTGAAAAGGATCCAAAGAACATATTACAAGTCAACAGTGAAACAGGAGAGATCACTGTCCATGGCAAAGTGGACTATGAGCAGTACAATAAACTTAAG CTGACGTTTGAGGCATATGATACAAACAGAAATGTTATAGACACACGACTAGGAGTTGAGGTGCAGATTTTGGACGTAAATGACCACCCTCCTGTTTTTGAGAGGCAAACATATGAGATCAACCTAAAAGAGTCAACCTCACAAG GCACATTTTTGCTCACTGTTAAGGCAACGGATGGAGACAACAGTGCGACCAACAATGGCACATTTGATTTGAGAATAGTCTCTGTCACTCCTAAACCATCTGATGTGGAGTTCAGCATAAAGCAGAATGATGAAACTGGAACCATTGAATTTAAAGGGTGTCTGGACTATGAG AAAGCGGATAAATACACTATCCTAGTGGAGGCTAAAGATCGTGGAGAGAAAATACAGCTCTCCAGCACCTGCACTGTCATAATCAATATAGAAGATGGAAACAACCACCTTCCTGTCTTCACAGGACAAACT GGTCCAGGAAGGGTcaaggaaaaagaggaaaacgTGCTTGTGTTGCGACTCCAAGTTTCAGACAAAGACACCAAAGGTACAGCAGCCTGGAGGGCTAAATATGAAATCCAAGGAGACACAAACAAGAACTTCAGAATCACTACTGATCCTGAGACAAATGAAGGGCTCCTGTATGTGGATAAG TATCTGGACTATGAGACAGATTCTCTGAAGAACTTGACTGTCAGAGTAGAGAACGAAGGCCCTTATTACTCATGCAAACTCCTGGGTCGTCCCACCGCTGGTCTTTGGAATGTAGACACTATCAGCAGTGAGTCTGGAACAGGGCTGGTACCGCCTCTACCCACTCGCCATGTAACAGTGAGTGTGGACGATGTCAACGACCCTCCCATCTTCACCTACGCTGTCAAAGATGTTACAGTGGAGGAGAACACTGCTGTGGGACATTATCTGGAGACGTTTACAGCCATAGACCTGGATGGCGCCCATGCAAACAAGTTTGT ATACATGAAAGAAGAGGATCCTGCAGATTGGATCACAGTAGACTCCAAGACTGGAAAAATAACCACAACAAAGATCGTGGACAGAGAGTCACCCTTCGTGAAGGACAATATCTATAAAGTCACAATATGTGCTGTTGACAGCG GTGTGCCTCCAATGACGGGCACTGGAACCCTCAACATCCATCTGAAAGACCAGAATGACAATCTTCCCACCCTGGTTGTAAACACCATGGCCATGTGCCTCTCTGAAGCCCCCTCACTGGCCAACATCACAGCCTTTGACCACGACGGAGACCCCTATGGCGGACCTTTCCGTTTCAAGCTCCTCGGAGATGTGAAGGACAAGTGGAGTGTTGACCCAGAGAACG GTTACTCAGTCAACTTGGTGAAAGAAACCATAGTTCATGCTGGACACcatgagctgctgctggaagtGTCTGACCTGCAGGGCCAGTCGGTCGTCCACAACCTGTCCGTCACTGTGTGTAACTGCATAGACCCGATGAAGCCCAACTGTCGTGACCGCCAAGCCGCTGCCTCCACAGCGGGAGGAGGAGCAATTGGGATTGTTTTTGCTGCCATGCTGCTCCTTCTAG GCATTCTGCTTTTGGCTTTTCTGTTGTCATGCAAGAGGGAGAGCAAGCTCATGCCAGATGAAGGTTCAGGAGAATATCTGATGACATGTAACACCGAGAGCCTGGGAACTGATTGCAAG GTGGTTTTACATAACTTAAATCAAGGAGACAGTCAAAACGAGCAAGTAATCCAAACAACCTCCAAGTCTTCAACAATGAAGATGAAGCAA TCACTAACCAGGTCAGCAAGTATGGGAGCAGGACGAGCCCGTTCAGAGTATTCCATGTACCAAGGAAACAGCGTAGGAGGTGGACAGTTCCGGCTAGGGAACTCTGTAGGCAGG ACAATATCTAAATCATCAAGTATGAGAGGAGGACAGGCCTATTCGGAGTATTCCACGTACCAGAGCCGAAGATCTGGACGGTATCAGCAGGGAAACTCTATGCACACG AGTACAATGACGAGTGGTAAATATTCTAGATGGGGAGAGAGCGGTTATTTATTCTCACGTGAAGTCCTGCTCAACACACTAGGGAAG ATGATGTACACTCTCCAGGCACCGGGAGAGGAGCTGGGTGATTATGCCCCGAACTTCTATGCTGAGGAGGGGGAGACAGGAACCGACTCCGAGCTAGATGCTATCTCCATCCCAGAGATCCCCTTTGACACAGACATGGTCTTGGACCTGGGGCCCAAGTTCAACACGCTGGCCTCGGTCTGCGGGCCTGATGCCACCGCCTAA
- the LOC139931121 gene encoding uncharacterized protein SCO4629-like, with amino-acid sequence MDNQSEKRARILWDYLRLHQLLEKSDVIIGLGCHDLRVAERSAALFLEGWAPWLLFTGYLGKQTAGVWTRREADVFLEVALRMGVPRRNILLETEATNTGENIRFSHRVLKENNIPASRVILVQQPFMERRVYATFLCQWPEQVELTRAIVTSPQMDISAYPHPTVGTALDLISYMLGVVERIRDYPQKGFQVEQELTPSVLSAYHWFLQAGYRPK; translated from the exons ATGGACAATCAGAGTGAGAAAAGGGCCAGAATCCTATGGGACTACCTACGTCTGCATCAGCTTCTGGAAAAG AGTGATGTGATAATTGGCCTGGGTTGCCATGACCTGCGTGTTGCTGAGAGGTCAGCTGCTCTCTTCTTGGAGGGATGGGCTCCATGGCTGCTCTTCACTGGCTACCTGGGCAAGCAGACTGCAG GTGTGTGGACCAGACGAGAGGCTGATGTTTTTCTGGAGGTGGCGCTGAGGATGGGGGTTCCCAGGAGGAACATCTTGTTGGAGACTGAGGCCACCAACACTGGGGAGAATATTCGCTTCTCCCACAGAGTCCTTAAGGAGAACAACATCCCAG CCTCCAGAGTGATCCTGGTGCAGCAGCCCTTCATGGAGCGCCGGGTTTATGCTACCTTCCTGTGTCAGTGGCCTGAGCAGGTGGAGCTCACACGCGCTATCGTGACCTCTCCCCAGATGGACATCTCCGCATACCCCCACCCCACTGTGGGCACAGCCTTGGATCTCATCTCTTACATGCTTG GCGTGGTCGAGAGAATCCGGGACTATCCTCAGAAAGGCTTCCAGGTGGAACAGGAGCTCACACCCAGCGTCCTCTCTGCCTACCACTGGTTCCTCCAGGCCGGCTACAGACCCAAGTAG
- the mtg2 gene encoding mitochondrial ribosome-associated GTPase 2 — translation MLTTLSRFKAPRCLCPDILLGYIFRQGRNELSLFSHGSSPVSSAAWRRKAAGGVRDVSTTCTRGAKVRGNHKKEMSEKKLTRYFVDHRHVKLVAGSGGKGASTFHSEPRKEWGGPDGGNGGDGGNIIIKVNRLVKSLAQVAPVYKGEDGQSGGNKNCYGRNGSSTYIFVPLGTVVKEQGKTVVDLSEHGQEYLAVFGGAGGKGNRFFLSNENRAPMSATPGIKGQERVLQLELRTMAHAGLVGFPNAGKSSLLRAISNAKPAVAAYPFTTLNPHVGIVKYRDHEQVAVADIPGIIRGAHQNRGLGVSFLRHIERCRFLLFVLDLSAPEPWTQLQHLRYELEQYERGLSHRPHAIIANKMDLPEARGKLETLKSHVTQRVIPLSALTGQNTEELVLHLRELYDGYLQGEGSGAGTTTRW, via the exons ATGTTGACAACGTTGTCGAGGTTTAAAGCCCCGAGGTGTCTTTGTCCAGACATACTTTTAGGATACATATTTAGACAAGGAAGGAATGAGTTGAGCTTATTCAGCCACGGTAGTTCTCCAGTGTCATCAGCGGCGTGGAGACGGAAAGCCGCCGGCGGTGTCAGAGATGTCAGCACTACCTGCACGCGGGGCGCCAAGGTCCGAGGAAACCACAAGAAAGAAATGTCTGAAAAGAAACTG ACCCGTTACTTTGTTGACCATCGCCATGTGAAGCTGGTGGCCGGGTCAGGTGGTAAAGGAGCCAGCACCTTTCACAGTGAGCCCCGGAAAGAGTGGGGCGGACCAGATGGAGGGAATGGAGGTGATGGGGGAAACATCATCATTAAAG TTAACCGGCTTGTCAAATCATTGGCGCAAGTAGCTCCGGTTTACAAGGGAGAGGATGGGCAATCTGGGGGCAACAAGAACTGTTACGGTCGGAATGGCAGCTCAACCTACATTTTT GTACCATTAGGCACCGTGGTGAAGGAGCAGGGCAAGACAGTAGTGGACCTTTCTGAGCACGGCCAGGAGTATCTGGCTGTATTTGGAGGGGCCGGGGGGAAGGGGAACCGATTCTTTCTGTCCAACGAGAACCGTGCCCCGATGTCAGCCACCCCAGGAATTAAGGGCCAGGAGAGGGTCCTCCAGCTAGAGCTACGCACCATGGCCCATGCTGGACTG GTTGGATTTCCAAACGCAGGGAAATCATCGTTGTTGAGGGCCATCTCCAATGCCAAGCCTGCTGTAGCTGCCTACCCTTTTACAACACTCAACCCACATGTGGGCATTGTTAAGTACAGGGATCATGAGCAAGTAGCAG TGGCTGACATCCCGGGCATCATCCGTGGGGCTCATCAGAACCGCGGCCTGGGCGTCTCTTTCCTGCGACACATAGAGCGCTGTCGGTTCCTGCTCTTCGTTCTGGACCTGTCTGCTCCAGAACCTTGGACCCAGCTGCAGCACCTGCGCTACGAACTAGAACAGTATGAGCGCGGTCTGTCCCACCGGCCTCACGCCATCATCGCCAACAAAATGGACCTGCCAGAGGCCCGGGGGAAGCTAGAGACCCTAAAGAGCCACGTCACCCAGAGGGTCATCCCCCTGTCGGCTCTCACAGGACAGAACACAGAGGAGCTCGTCCTGCACCTCAGAGAGCTGTATGATGGATACCTCCAGGGAGAAGGCAGCGGGGCAGGCACAACCACCAGGTGGTAG